A single region of the Bacillus cereus genome encodes:
- the dnaB gene encoding replicative DNA helicase, translating to MSNDMIRNAEAEQSVLGSIIQEGDLIKDCQLKEKQFSLPTHQVIFKAMRELEDAEVPIDLVALMGKFDESFMNQIGGIEFFVNLTEVVTTTKNFSYHEGLVIEAWKMRHAQEVAGNLYNRLQDERDISAISTSIDELSAIEETGYSDEFNLKETLVDLYKNMQIDVGDLTGIPTGYDDLNRMTAGLQEGDLIIIGARPSMGKTAFVLNVAFHAASAHAATGVFSLEMGEEQLLKRMISSTGNIDATKLKNPKKLCNLKDWEKISQAMGLINDLPLEIYDKANVTMQEIYAKTRKLKRKYPDKKVLVAIDYLQLIVGDPKHKGNRMQEIGEISRKLKLMARELNVCVVALSQLSRAVESRQDKRPLLSDLRENGQIEQDADLIAFLYREDYYNRETENKNITEIILAKQRNGPVGVVELAFIKEFSKFVNLERKFNRQQEA from the coding sequence ATGAGTAACGATATGATTCGTAACGCAGAAGCTGAACAAAGTGTTTTAGGTAGCATTATTCAAGAAGGCGATTTAATTAAAGATTGCCAGCTAAAGGAAAAACAGTTTTCTTTACCAACACACCAAGTGATTTTTAAAGCGATGAGAGAGTTAGAGGATGCTGAGGTTCCAATAGACCTTGTCGCTCTCATGGGGAAATTCGATGAGAGCTTTATGAATCAGATTGGCGGAATTGAATTCTTTGTAAACCTGACAGAAGTTGTAACAACAACTAAAAACTTCTCGTATCATGAAGGTTTAGTGATTGAAGCTTGGAAGATGCGACATGCTCAAGAGGTTGCTGGTAACTTATATAATCGTCTTCAGGATGAAAGAGATATTAGTGCTATTAGTACATCAATTGATGAATTAAGCGCCATTGAGGAAACGGGTTATTCAGATGAATTTAATCTAAAGGAAACCCTAGTTGATCTGTATAAGAATATGCAAATTGATGTAGGAGATTTAACCGGTATACCAACTGGTTATGACGACTTAAACAGAATGACCGCGGGATTGCAAGAAGGCGATTTAATTATTATTGGTGCCCGTCCTTCGATGGGGAAAACAGCATTTGTATTAAACGTTGCTTTCCATGCAGCGAGCGCTCATGCAGCAACGGGAGTCTTTTCGCTAGAGATGGGAGAAGAGCAGTTACTTAAGCGTATGATCTCAAGTACTGGAAATATAGATGCTACGAAATTAAAGAATCCTAAAAAGCTATGTAATTTAAAGGATTGGGAAAAGATTAGTCAGGCCATGGGCTTGATAAATGATTTACCACTAGAAATATACGATAAAGCCAATGTAACAATGCAAGAAATTTACGCAAAGACTAGGAAACTAAAGCGTAAATACCCAGACAAAAAAGTGCTAGTCGCAATTGATTACTTGCAGCTTATTGTAGGTGACCCAAAGCACAAAGGAAATCGCATGCAAGAGATTGGTGAGATTAGTCGCAAGCTAAAACTTATGGCAAGAGAGCTAAACGTATGTGTGGTTGCATTATCGCAGTTAAGTCGTGCTGTTGAAAGTAGACAAGATAAAAGGCCGTTACTCTCAGACCTACGTGAAAATGGTCAAATTGAGCAAGATGCGGACTTGATTGCATTCTTATATCGTGAAGATTATTACAACCGTGAAACAGAGAATAAAAACATAACAGAAATCATTTTAGCGAAACAGAGAAATGGCCCAGTTGGTGTAGTTGAACTAGCATTTATTAAAGAATTTAGTAAGTTTGTAAATTTAGAGCGTAAGTTCAATCGTCAACAGGAGGCTTAA
- a CDS encoding DUF4183 domain-containing protein gives MAIVPPFIASRRFTSTLGAGTGTGAAFAVAATACLNDAGVAATAFPVFTYYNFYVNGVLQPGGSSSVTTGAAGAITIPGGDTLDPGIPITVEFIVT, from the coding sequence ATGGCTATCGTACCTCCATTTATAGCTTCTAGAAGATTTACATCCACACTAGGCGCAGGAACAGGGACAGGTGCTGCGTTTGCGGTTGCTGCTACAGCTTGTCTAAATGATGCTGGTGTGGCTGCTACAGCATTTCCAGTTTTTACGTATTACAACTTCTACGTGAATGGTGTACTCCAACCAGGCGGAAGCTCTAGTGTTACTACTGGCGCGGCTGGTGCAATCACAATTCCAGGAGGAGACACATTGGATCCAGGAATCCCTATTACCGTTGAATTTATCGTAACTTAA
- a CDS encoding DnaD domain-containing protein, translated as MAVYRPVHVSFWQDSFVLDLTPEEKYFYLYLMTNSKTSQSGIYELPLRIIETDTGYNRETVMKLLERFAEYGKINYNQKTKELFLINWLKFNPIKNVNIEKCVLKEIQSVKDQDFLADFYETCLQLEREQDFKIPRIKEYLSVRLEGLIRGFQDPSKEEEKEKEEEKEQQQEERAGAEEVVEVNPISFYEQNFGFITPFIADGIHAWIDDLNAELVVKAMEIALEKNTRNMSYVNTILRDWHLKGFKTIVDVEVADKAFRTQRLAKAQQPTQAPYQQKGLSESTKNVIQQQQSWEKNIPTDEELAALNQQNGWMVQ; from the coding sequence ATGGCAGTTTATAGACCAGTACACGTTTCATTTTGGCAGGATTCATTTGTTTTAGATCTTACACCGGAGGAGAAGTATTTCTACTTATATTTGATGACAAACAGTAAGACGTCTCAATCAGGAATCTATGAACTTCCACTTCGTATCATTGAAACTGATACAGGATATAACCGCGAAACTGTTATGAAGTTATTAGAACGTTTTGCTGAGTATGGAAAAATTAATTACAACCAAAAAACAAAAGAGTTGTTCTTAATCAACTGGTTGAAATTCAATCCGATTAAAAATGTAAACATTGAAAAGTGTGTTTTAAAAGAGATTCAATCTGTGAAGGACCAAGATTTTTTAGCTGATTTCTATGAAACATGTTTGCAATTAGAACGTGAACAAGATTTCAAAATCCCTCGTATCAAGGAGTATTTATCAGTCCGTTTGGAGGGACTTATAAGGGGCTTCCAAGACCCTAGCAAGGAAGAAGAAAAAGAAAAAGAAGAAGAAAAAGAACAACAACAAGAAGAACGCGCAGGCGCGGAAGAAGTTGTTGAGGTTAATCCAATTTCTTTTTACGAGCAGAACTTCGGATTCATTACACCTTTTATCGCAGATGGTATTCACGCTTGGATAGATGATTTAAATGCGGAGCTAGTTGTAAAAGCTATGGAGATTGCTTTAGAGAAAAATACGAGAAACATGTCTTACGTAAATACGATTTTACGAGATTGGCATCTTAAAGGTTTTAAAACGATAGTAGATGTTGAAGTAGCTGATAAAGCATTTCGTACTCAACGATTAGCAAAGGCACAACAACCGACGCAAGCTCCTTATCAACAGAAAGGCTTATCAGAATCTACTAAGAACGTAATACAGCAGCAACAATCATGGGAGAAAAACATTCCAACGGATGAAGAACTGGCAGCACTTAATCAACAAAATGGGTGGATGGTTCAATGA
- a CDS encoding cell division protein SepF, producing MPKQLTIFDVEPVVSFDLKKAHIHRLNSKLRYADVVVQIPRHAKAIDELKPTTAPDERYELFEDYTIGIWRYKRAEDKQFVWEEAEETCKRARDSKEPIPIRLHLSLEQSFVPENVVQYL from the coding sequence ATGCCAAAGCAATTAACAATTTTTGACGTGGAACCAGTTGTATCATTTGATCTTAAGAAAGCTCATATTCACCGTTTGAATTCAAAATTACGGTATGCAGATGTGGTTGTACAAATACCACGTCATGCCAAAGCGATTGATGAATTAAAACCAACGACAGCGCCTGATGAACGTTATGAGTTATTTGAAGATTACACAATTGGAATTTGGCGTTATAAGCGAGCGGAGGATAAACAATTTGTATGGGAAGAAGCAGAAGAAACGTGTAAGCGAGCAAGGGATAGCAAAGAGCCGATTCCAATACGGCTCCATTTGTCACTTGAACAATCATTTGTTCCAGAAAATGTTGTGCAATATCTATAG
- a CDS encoding DUF3954 domain-containing protein has translation MGIRKENLVEMTAEIDLKINGIYVIKNGQIQLIEPPQGGFGEQSFVYQSGKVIRMEERKTQLL, from the coding sequence GTGGGAATCCGGAAAGAAAATCTTGTAGAAATGACAGCTGAAATAGATTTGAAAATAAACGGAATATATGTTATTAAAAATGGTCAAATCCAACTAATAGAACCACCTCAAGGTGGATTTGGTGAACAATCATTTGTATATCAAAGTGGAAAAGTAATTCGTATGGAAGAACGAAAAACACAGTTACTTTAA
- a CDS encoding DUF4183 domain-containing protein, which produces MDRFRRMSDTQRFIDPVTIGPTLPPLPAIIFPTGPTGVTGPTGVTGPTGVTGPTGVTGPTGVTGPTGVTGPTGVTGPTGVTGPTGVTGPTGITGPTGVTGPTGVTGPTGITGPTGVTGPTGVTGPTGITGPAGVTGPTGITGPTGVTGPTGVTGPTGVIQTTNVLYFTFSDGQKLVYTNADGLPQYGTTQILSPSDVSYINLFVNGILQPLSSYQVVTGQLTLLAPEAPVQGASIILQFITIS; this is translated from the coding sequence GTGGACCGATTTAGAAGAATGTCTGATACTCAAAGGTTTATAGATCCTGTAACTATAGGGCCGACTCTTCCGCCACTCCCGGCCATTATTTTTCCAACGGGTCCAACCGGAGTAACGGGCCCAACCGGAGTAACGGGCCCAACCGGAGTAACGGGCCCAACCGGAGTAACGGGCCCAACCGGAGTAACGGGCCCAACCGGAGTAACGGGCCCAACCGGAGTAACGGGCCCAACCGGAGTAACGGGCCCAACCGGAGTAACGGGCCCAACTGGAATAACGGGTCCAACCGGAGTAACGGGCCCAACCGGAGTAACGGGCCCAACTGGAATAACGGGCCCAACCGGAGTAACGGGCCCAACCGGAGTAACGGGCCCAACTGGAATAACGGGTCCAGCCGGAGTAACGGGCCCAACTGGAATAACGGGTCCAACCGGAGTAACGGGCCCAACCGGAGTAACGGGTCCAACTGGAGTAATACAAACGACAAATGTATTGTATTTTACTTTTTCAGACGGGCAAAAACTCGTCTATACAAATGCTGATGGCTTACCTCAATATGGAACAACACAGATATTGTCACCAAGTGATGTTTCCTATATTAATTTATTTGTAAACGGAATTCTTCAGCCACTATCTTCGTACCAGGTTGTAACAGGGCAGTTAACTTTGTTAGCCCCTGAAGCTCCAGTGCAGGGAGCTTCAATTATTTTGCAATTCATTACTATTAGTTAA